The sequence CGGCTCCCTGGGATAGGGCCGCAATTGGCGGCGCGGATCATCCAAGACCGACAATCCCGTGGCCCCTTTACCGATCTGGCCGACATGCAGCGAGTGCGCGGTATCGGTCCCAAGAATGCTGCCGCACTGGCTGGCTGGGTGCGCTTCACCTCTCCCGGTCGCGACAGTATCGGCCGGGAAGGTCCCGATACAACAGTGGGCAAGGATTGAGAATTATCGCCGGACGATACAAGGGGAGGCGTCTGCGGCCGGTTCCCGGGGATACGGTGCGCTCGACCTCCGACCGCGCCAAGGAGTCGCTGTTCAATATCCTGGCTGGCGAGCTTGCGGGGGCTTGGGTACTCGATCTTTTCTGCGGTGCGGGGACACTCGGTCTGGAGGCGCTTTCACGCGGTGCGGCCCGGGTGGTGTTCGTCGATTCCTCCCGCAAGTCACTCAAGCGGGCGGCGGAAAACGCCGCCTCGCTCGGGATTGAATCGGAAGCGGTCTTCTATGGCGCGCAGGCGGCCGTGGCTCTGCGGACTCTGGCCTATAGACGCCTGTCGTTCTCTGTGATCCTCGCCGACCCGCCCTATGGGGAGGGTTGGGCGGCACGGACTCTCACGGCCGTCGCAGAATCCGACTGCCGGGCGGCGGAGGGAGTTCTCGTCATCGAACACCATAAGAAGGATCTCCCCGGCGATCCGCCGGTCGGGTTTTCTCTGTGGACAAGCCGCCGCTTCGGCGATACTGTGATGTCGCTCTGGCGTTGGTCCAGAGGCGGGGATCACGCTGATCGTTCGTCATCCGCCGATCACGGTGCGCCATGACCGAATCCCGACCCACGAGACGTCTCGGGTTGTATCCCGGGAGCTTTGACCCGATCACCCTCGGGCATCTGGACCTGATCGACCGCGCCCTGGCGCTGTTCGACCATCTGTTGATTGCCGTGGCGGACAATCCATCCAAGACACCCGTCTTCTCCGCCGCTGAACGGCAGGCGATGATTGTCGATTCACTCGGATTGCTCAAGGCCCACGAGGCGGTCGCGCGCGTCGAAGTCGTGACCTTTCACGGCCTGGTCGCCGATCTGGCGGTAGACCGGGGGGCGGTGTCGATCATCCGCGGGCTGCGCGCCGTCTCCGATTTCGAGTTTGAGTTCCAGATGGCGCTCACCAACCGCACGCTGGCCCCCGATGTCGAGACCGTCTTCCTGATGCCGAATGCCCGCTACACCTTTCTCTCATCGGCGATCATGAAGAATGTCGCCGCGTATGGGGGGGATGTCTCCCGGTTTGTCCCGCCGGCGGTACATGCCCGCTTCGCCGAGCGCTTCCCCTCTTATGCCCGCCGGCGACGGCCGAAGTAGGCGCTGGTCGCGTCGTCGCCCCTCCCGACTCCCCAACGTCGTCTCCGCTGTAGGGGCGCACGGCTTGCCACGCCTGATGTAGGGTGGGCTCCGCCCACCGTCAAGGGGCTGAAGCCCTTTGTCCGCAATGTGAATCGCGGGGGTGCGTGCTCTGCACGAACCGTGAAGATCGGGCGGGCTTTGCCCACCACAGGGGGCTGAAAGCTCCCTGTCCACGATCTGCATGACATGTCGTGTCCGCTGTAGAGGCGCACGGCCGCTCGTGGTGAACCGTGCGCCCCTACGACTTTGACATGAGGGTGCCGATTTGGCTTAATTCCATCGTCGTCAAGGTGTAAACAGACGGTATCCATGATCACGAAAACCCTCGAACAAGGCGTCAAGCGCCTCGGTCTCCGTCTCTTGTCCGTCGCCGCTCCCAAGGCCCGACCGCGGCCAACGCCATCCGATCTGGAGCATGTGGCGCGCATTCTGGTCGTGAAACCCGATGAGCGCATCGGCAATGCGGTCTTGGTGACGCCGTTGCTGGTGGCGCTGAAAGGGAAGTTCTCGCGCGCCCGACTGGTGCTGCTCATGGGGCGTCGCTTCTGGGATCTGCACGAGCATCTTCCCTCCGCCGATGAGTTCATCCCGTTCGAGAAGGCCCGCCTGGCGCGCAACCCGCTGGGCTTCCTGGCGCTGGTCCGCCGACTCCGTTCACGACGCTTCGATCTGGTCTTCGATGCCGCCGGGGATCACGAGGTATCGTTCACACACCTGGCGTTGACCGCGTTGTCGGGGGCGAAGTTCCGTGTCGGGCACGATCGCGGTGACGCCGGGCTGTTCTACGAAGTCCCGGTCGCCATTCCCGTCGGACCACGCCACGCCGCCGAGATGCACCTCGATTTGTTGCGCGCCGTCACTCCGATCCGATCACACCCCCGGCCACTGCTGCGCCCGCGACCCGACACCGGTTTTGCCGCGCGGTTCATCGCGGAGCACGGTTGGGACCCGGCGCTCCCCTTCATCGTGATCCACCCCGGCGCCAGAGGCCGGAAGCAATGGCCTCCGGCGCAGTTTGTTCGCGTCATCGAATTGCTGAAATCGCGGCTGGACGCGAATCTCGCCTTGGTCTGGGGACCGGCCGACACCGGGGCCGCCATAGCGATACGGGATCAGACAGACATCGCCGCCGCAGGTGTTTTGCCCCTCGCCGATTTCCTGTCGCTGGTGCGACGTTCAACCGTCTTCGTCTCGGGTGATTGCGGCCCGATGCACCTGGCCGCCGCGGCCGGCGCCCGCGTCGTTGCGATCTTTCTGGCCAGCGATCCGGAGAAGTACCGTCCCTTGGGTCTTGAGGATATCACGCTCGACGGGCGCGCGACACCCCCCGATCCCGGGACAGTGGCCGATGCCGTCATCACAATCGCCTCAAGCTCACGGCGTCTCCGACAGGGCGAGCTGCCGCTGGCCGGGGCCGGCACCGCAACATGAACAGGGAATCCCATCGCCACGAGAACGGCCCGCGCCGCGCGCCCCTGCTGCGTTTCTTGGCGTATGCGCGTCCCTACTGGCGGCATCTGTTGGTCTCGATGCTGGCCACCGTCTGCTTCGTCATCCTCTCAGCGGCGCTGATCTGGCTCGTCGGCCCGTTGGTCGGCACTCTGTTCGGCACGCACGTCTCTGTCCCCGGCGGAATCGCTCTGCCGGCATCCGGCCTGGGCGGCTCCGAGGGCGTTCTTGCCCGGATCAAGGCCGCCGTGCTCGGCTGGATGCACGATCTCGTGGTGCGTCCCGATCCCGTGGCCACGCTCGCGCGTCTCTGCGCCGCCATTCTCATGATCTCGCTGCTGAAGAACCTCCTCTTGTATGTCCAGACGTTCATGGTGGCGCTGGTGCAACAGCGGCTGATACGCGTCCTGCGCGACCAGCTCTTCGAGCACTATCACGATCTGTCGCTGGCGTACTTCACGCGTACCCGGACCGGCCAGATCATTTCGCGTGTCGCCCACGATGTCCGTGTCCTCAACGATATGCTCGATCTGGGCTTCTCGCACCTGTTGCGCGATCCGCTGCTGGTCCTGGTGCTGCTGGGTTCTCTCTTCGTCATCAGTTGGAAGCTGACCCTGCTGGCCCTGTTGGTTTTGCCCTTGTCGGTCGCGGCAATGACCATTGTCTGGCGCTACATGCGGCGCTATTCGCGACGCTCCCAGGAGCGAATGGCCGATCTGAACTCGATCCTCGAAGAATCGGTCGGCGGCGTGCGCGTGGTCAAGGCCTTCGGTATGGAGAAGTATGAAATCGGACGCTTCGGCGGTGCCAATCGCGCCTTCTATCGTGCCATGGTGAAGATGGCCCGCGTCCGTCTCGGCAGTTCCCCCGTCAATGAGTTCTTGGGCACCGTCGCCGGGGTCACGATCCTCTGGTTTGGCGGCCGCGCGGTGCTTTCGGGTGCCGGGCTGTCGCCGAGCGATTTTCTCACCTACATATTCCTTGTCTTCTCCATGATTCAACCGGTCAAGGTCCTGGCGAATGTCCATGCCAAGATCGCCGAGGGTCAGGCGGCCGCCGAGCGCGTCTTCGCCGCGCTCGATACGCCGGTCGAAGTGCAGGATCTGCCGGGCGCGCGCCCCGTGGAGTCGTTCACTCAGGAAATCGTCTACACGGGTGTCGGCTTTCACTATGGGCAGGGAGAGTGGGTGTTGCGCGACATCGACCTGTCTGTCCCGAAGGGGCATTCGGTGGCGCTGGTCGGTCCCTCCGGCGGGGGGAAGTCGACACTCTGCGACCTTCTAGCCCGGTTCTACGATCCGGTCGAGGGCGCGATCCTCCTCGATGGCGCCGATCTGCGCTCCTTCACCGTGCGTTCCTTGCGCGCCCATCTCGGCGTCGTGACTCAGGATGTGGTCTTATTCAATGACACCGTCGTGCGCAACATCGCCTATGGTTGTCCCGATGTCGACATGGCGCAGTTGCGCCGGGCGGCCGATGCCGCCTACGCCTTGGAGTTCATCGAGGCGCTCCCCGAAGGATTCGACACAGTCATCGGTCCGCGCGGCGCCCGCCTCTCCGGGGGACAAAGGCAGCGTTTGGCGATCGCCCGCGCGATCTTCAAGGACCCGCCGATTTTGATCTTCGATGAGGCCACCAGCGCGCTCGACACCGAATCGGAGTTCGCCGTACAACGCGCCATCGACAATCTCCTCCACGACCGCACCGCGCTGATCGTCGCCCACCGGCTGTCGACCATCCGCAACGCCGATCTGATCGCCGTGGTCGATGGCGGGCGCATCGTCGAACGCGGCCGCCATGAGGAGCTGTTGGCCCGAGGCGGACTCTACTGCCGTCTCCATGCCATGCAGTTCGCCGATGAATCCTCCACTCCGGAACCCGATGCCTCCCCGCGTCCTGTTCTGTGACTCGTCAGCCGATTGGGGTGGCGTCGAACACTGGATGACCATCACCGCCGGTGAGTTGCACCGCCGGGGATGGAGTGTGACCGTGGCCGGACGCGCAAAAGGAGAGCTTCTGGCCCGATCCGCTGCCGCAGGGGTGCCGACCGTGGGGTGGCCGTTTCGCTGGGTGATCGATCCCGTCACCGTCTGGGCAGCGCGGCGCTACATGTTGCGGGAACGACCTGAACTGACCGTCGTCGCGCTCGGGAATGACATCCGCACTGTGAAGTTGGCGTCGGCAAGTATGCGCATTCCGATCGTCTGGCGCCTCGGTGTGCCCTACCCGCGACTCGGGATGCGCCATCGACTAACCGGGAAAGGCGGTGTGGATCGCGTGATCGTGCCCTCGCAATTCATGGCGGCGCGCCTCGCCCAGAATGCTTGGTTGAAGGGGAAGATCGATGTCATCCCCAATGGCCTCGGGGCGGTCGAAGTCCCTTCGGCGTCCCGCGTTGCCCAGACCCGGCGGGACTTGGGTTGGCGTGATGACGAGATCGTCATTCTCTGGGTGGGACGCTTCAAACTCCAGAAGGGAGTTGATACCCTCCTTCAAGCATTCGCCGCGTTGCGGCGTTTATCCGAGCCTCAACAACTGCGCCTCGTCCTCGTCGGCACCGGTCCCGAGGATATGCGATTGCGTCGTCTGTCCGAGTCACTCGGACTGGAGCATGTCGTGGAGTTTGCCGGCTACCAGCGCGAGCCATCGCCCTACTTCGATGCCTGCGACATTCTCGCGCTCCCGTCCCATGTTGAGACGTTCGGCAACGTGCTGCTGGAAGCGATGGCGCGCGCCAAGCCGATTGTGGCCTCGAACACCGGCGGCATTCCGGAGGTCGTCGGCCCCGATTCTGCCCTACTGGTTCCCGCGCAGGATGAATCGGCGTTGACCGCATCTCTCCATGAGCTTGTCTCTAACCTTTCACGTCGACGCACCATGGGCGAGGCGGGACGGCAACGCTTCCTGGCGCACTTCACATTGGAGCGGATGGGAGACGACATTGAGTCGTCCTTCCGACGAATCTTGGATCCGACGTTGGGTTGATCGCTATGAGGGGCTTGAGACCAGCACCGTGCCCGTGCTACCTGGAGTTGACGGCGTCCCGCATTGATTGTAGGGGCACAGCGTGCTGTGCCCGGCATCGTGACCGATGTGGTGGTCGGTAAAGGGCACGGCACGCCGTGCCCCTACAGACTGATCGAGGGATTTCCACCAATTCAAATTCCCATCCCTAGGACCGCCCATGCCTTCGCGAGACCACAGCGTCCTCTTCTGCGACAGTCTCCCTTTCTGGGGCGGTGGTGAGCATTGGATGGTCACGATGGCCGGGGCCATCAGGGAACGAGGCTGGCAGGCGACCATTGCCGGACGTCACGGCGCCGAGATCATCAATCGCGCCATCTCCGTAGGCGTCCCGACGGTTGCCTGGCCCTATCGTCGCGATTTCGACCTCGCCACGATCATCGCCGCGCATCGATATCTCAAGTTCAACCGCCCTGATTCGGTTGTCCTCACGACGGGACGCGACATCCGCACAGTCGGGCTGGCCGCTCGTTGGCTTCGAATTCCCGTGGTCTGGCGCATGGGGCTGAAGCCCAAGCACAACTGGATTCATCGCGTCACCGGACGATGGGTCGTGGACCACGTGCTGGCGCCGTCCGAGTATGTCCGCGGTGAGCTGGAGCAATTCCCCTGGTTGCGCGGCAAGACAACCGTCATTCCCAATGGCATTGCACCGATACCACCACCCGACATCGAGCGCATTCGCGCGGCGCGGATGGCGCTGGATCTGCCGACGGACGAGTTGATCATCCTCTACGCGGGCCGCCTGCTCGCCGTCAAAGGTGTTGATATCCTGATCCGGGCGTACGCGGCCCTTGTTCCCCCGTTCCCTGGGAGCCGACTCGTTCTCGTCGGTGACGGCGGCGATCGCGAACGCTTCCAACGTTTGGTTGTCGACGCCGGCATCGAGGGGCACGTGGAATTCCGGGGTTACACGACAGATCCCGCCGCGTATCTTGACGCCTGCGATCTGCTCGCGCTGGCATCGCGGTCCGAGACCTTCGGCTTCGTACTGCTGGAAGCGATGCAGCGGGGCAAAGCAATTGTTGCGACTCGTGTCGGCGCGGTATCGGAGGTCGTGACGGATGAGTGCGCCCTCTTGGTGCCGCCGGAAAATCACCAGTCCCTGTCGGAGGCGATCGGTGCATTGCTGTCGGATGCAGCCCGTCGCCGGGTGCTCGGCGAGGCCGGGCACCGCCGTTTCATGCAACACTTCACCGCGGACCGAATGATCGAGTCGACCATG comes from Candidatus Zixiibacteriota bacterium and encodes:
- a CDS encoding glycosyltransferase family 4 protein → MPSRDHSVLFCDSLPFWGGGEHWMVTMAGAIRERGWQATIAGRHGAEIINRAISVGVPTVAWPYRRDFDLATIIAAHRYLKFNRPDSVVLTTGRDIRTVGLAARWLRIPVVWRMGLKPKHNWIHRVTGRWVVDHVLAPSEYVRGELEQFPWLRGKTTVIPNGIAPIPPPDIERIRAARMALDLPTDELIILYAGRLLAVKGVDILIRAYAALVPPFPGSRLVLVGDGGDRERFQRLVVDAGIEGHVEFRGYTTDPAAYLDACDLLALASRSETFGFVLLEAMQRGKAIVATRVGAVSEVVTDECALLVPPENHQSLSEAIGALLSDAARRRVLGEAGHRRFMQHFTADRMIESTMQFFEQVIADHQRMR
- a CDS encoding ABC transporter ATP-binding protein; this translates as MNRESHRHENGPRRAPLLRFLAYARPYWRHLLVSMLATVCFVILSAALIWLVGPLVGTLFGTHVSVPGGIALPASGLGGSEGVLARIKAAVLGWMHDLVVRPDPVATLARLCAAILMISLLKNLLLYVQTFMVALVQQRLIRVLRDQLFEHYHDLSLAYFTRTRTGQIISRVAHDVRVLNDMLDLGFSHLLRDPLLVLVLLGSLFVISWKLTLLALLVLPLSVAAMTIVWRYMRRYSRRSQERMADLNSILEESVGGVRVVKAFGMEKYEIGRFGGANRAFYRAMVKMARVRLGSSPVNEFLGTVAGVTILWFGGRAVLSGAGLSPSDFLTYIFLVFSMIQPVKVLANVHAKIAEGQAAAERVFAALDTPVEVQDLPGARPVESFTQEIVYTGVGFHYGQGEWVLRDIDLSVPKGHSVALVGPSGGGKSTLCDLLARFYDPVEGAILLDGADLRSFTVRSLRAHLGVVTQDVVLFNDTVVRNIAYGCPDVDMAQLRRAADAAYALEFIEALPEGFDTVIGPRGARLSGGQRQRLAIARAIFKDPPILIFDEATSALDTESEFAVQRAIDNLLHDRTALIVAHRLSTIRNADLIAVVDGGRIVERGRHEELLARGGLYCRLHAMQFADESSTPEPDASPRPVL
- a CDS encoding glycosyltransferase family 9 protein, with the protein product MITKTLEQGVKRLGLRLLSVAAPKARPRPTPSDLEHVARILVVKPDERIGNAVLVTPLLVALKGKFSRARLVLLMGRRFWDLHEHLPSADEFIPFEKARLARNPLGFLALVRRLRSRRFDLVFDAAGDHEVSFTHLALTALSGAKFRVGHDRGDAGLFYEVPVAIPVGPRHAAEMHLDLLRAVTPIRSHPRPLLRPRPDTGFAARFIAEHGWDPALPFIVIHPGARGRKQWPPAQFVRVIELLKSRLDANLALVWGPADTGAAIAIRDQTDIAAAGVLPLADFLSLVRRSTVFVSGDCGPMHLAAAAGARVVAIFLASDPEKYRPLGLEDITLDGRATPPDPGTVADAVITIASSSRRLRQGELPLAGAGTAT
- a CDS encoding glycosyltransferase, with amino-acid sequence MPPRVLFCDSSADWGGVEHWMTITAGELHRRGWSVTVAGRAKGELLARSAAAGVPTVGWPFRWVIDPVTVWAARRYMLRERPELTVVALGNDIRTVKLASASMRIPIVWRLGVPYPRLGMRHRLTGKGGVDRVIVPSQFMAARLAQNAWLKGKIDVIPNGLGAVEVPSASRVAQTRRDLGWRDDEIVILWVGRFKLQKGVDTLLQAFAALRRLSEPQQLRLVLVGTGPEDMRLRRLSESLGLEHVVEFAGYQREPSPYFDACDILALPSHVETFGNVLLEAMARAKPIVASNTGGIPEVVGPDSALLVPAQDESALTASLHELVSNLSRRRTMGEAGRQRFLAHFTLERMGDDIESSFRRILDPTLG
- the rsmD gene encoding 16S rRNA (guanine(966)-N(2))-methyltransferase RsmD — protein: MRIIAGRYKGRRLRPVPGDTVRSTSDRAKESLFNILAGELAGAWVLDLFCGAGTLGLEALSRGAARVVFVDSSRKSLKRAAENAASLGIESEAVFYGAQAAVALRTLAYRRLSFSVILADPPYGEGWAARTLTAVAESDCRAAEGVLVIEHHKKDLPGDPPVGFSLWTSRRFGDTVMSLWRWSRGGDHADRSSSADHGAP
- the coaD gene encoding pantetheine-phosphate adenylyltransferase; translation: MTESRPTRRLGLYPGSFDPITLGHLDLIDRALALFDHLLIAVADNPSKTPVFSAAERQAMIVDSLGLLKAHEAVARVEVVTFHGLVADLAVDRGAVSIIRGLRAVSDFEFEFQMALTNRTLAPDVETVFLMPNARYTFLSSAIMKNVAAYGGDVSRFVPPAVHARFAERFPSYARRRRPK